Proteins encoded by one window of Micromonospora coxensis:
- a CDS encoding SGNH/GDSL hydrolase family protein, translating to MSRFRRTALAAALTVATAALSAAVGSAAPATAAPPTAAVALGDSFISGEGAGAYAPVVDLNGVAQSFPGWSAPNANAYFCHRSSNASLFQADLPGIQARFNLACSGGQPYDIANASASRAKGRQVAAQLDQLRAVGQTHDIDLVLVGLGSNNSSFTFGSVAEKCANRFIADAWTGWWEFWAYLGGPVPQEPCSDADLATAAQLNAATAETTAAVRQILATLAQIDADGQHRVVLQDYTNPLPPELASNFWTEDSRDDTRDKFRALGAERYAGGCPIHRASLAPGHRFSQGLGTLVTSVRTTLAAEFPTADLVGLNVQRAFDGARLCEQSASPTGALATPIRLQDGPSGVFVTSLSGYDKLDIQRIANACGTYFQTCQESWHPNAAGHRVLGRCLSGAAGTANRTVACVRAPDGTVTVS from the coding sequence ATGTCCAGGTTCCGTCGTACCGCTCTCGCGGCGGCGCTGACCGTCGCCACCGCCGCCCTGTCGGCCGCCGTCGGATCCGCCGCTCCGGCCACGGCGGCGCCACCCACCGCCGCCGTCGCGCTCGGCGACAGCTTCATCAGCGGCGAGGGCGCCGGGGCGTACGCGCCGGTGGTCGACCTCAACGGCGTCGCGCAGTCCTTCCCCGGCTGGTCCGCCCCGAACGCCAACGCCTACTTCTGCCACCGCTCGTCGAACGCCTCGCTGTTCCAGGCGGACCTGCCCGGCATCCAGGCCCGGTTCAACCTCGCCTGCTCCGGCGGCCAGCCGTACGACATCGCCAACGCCTCCGCGAGCCGGGCCAAGGGACGGCAGGTGGCCGCGCAGCTCGACCAGCTCCGGGCGGTCGGGCAGACCCACGACATCGACCTGGTGCTGGTCGGCCTCGGCTCGAACAACAGCTCCTTCACCTTCGGCAGCGTGGCCGAGAAGTGCGCCAACCGGTTCATCGCCGACGCCTGGACCGGCTGGTGGGAGTTCTGGGCGTACCTGGGCGGGCCGGTGCCGCAGGAGCCCTGCTCGGACGCCGACCTGGCCACGGCCGCGCAGTTGAACGCCGCCACCGCGGAGACCACGGCGGCGGTCCGGCAGATCCTCGCCACGCTCGCCCAGATCGACGCCGACGGCCAGCACCGGGTCGTGCTCCAGGACTACACCAACCCGCTGCCGCCGGAGCTGGCGTCGAACTTCTGGACCGAGGACAGCCGCGACGACACCCGGGACAAGTTCCGCGCGCTGGGCGCCGAGCGGTACGCCGGCGGCTGCCCCATCCACCGGGCCAGCCTGGCCCCCGGCCACCGTTTCTCCCAGGGCCTGGGCACGCTGGTGACCTCCGTACGCACCACGCTCGCCGCCGAGTTCCCCACCGCCGACCTGGTCGGGCTCAACGTGCAGCGGGCCTTCGACGGCGCCCGGCTCTGCGAGCAGTCCGCCAGCCCCACCGGCGCGCTGGCCACCCCGATCCGGCTCCAGGACGGCCCCTCGGGCGTCTTCGTCACCAGCCTCTCCGGCTACGACAAGCTGGACATCCAGCGCATCGCGAACGCCTGCGGGACGTACTTCCAGACCTGCCAGGAGTCCTGGCACCCGAATGCGGCGGGGCACCGCGTGCTCGGCCGCTGCCTGAGCGGGGCGGCCGGCACGGCGAACCGCACGGTGGCCTGCGTCCGTGCCCCGGACGGCACCGTCACGGTGAGCTGA
- a CDS encoding carbamoyltransferase family protein, with product MRVLGINAIFHDPAAALVVDGQVVAAAEEERFSRRKHGKRPVPFSAWELPELSAAWCLSSAGIDVDSLDAVAYSFDPGLCRDVADLGLSDPWDWLRVDYARRAPQFLAAALPGLDPDKVRFVPHHVAHAASAGLAAPPAGDDTAVLVLDGRGEVASHLAGVYRDGALTPLFSQQLPHSLGLLYEDLTRHLGFMHSSDEYKVMALASYGEPKHLGLLRELVRVTDDGGFHVDRIDWAGMAKAVGAGGEPTDEHADLAASVQQRLEEVVLDLSRWLYDASGGASTLAMAGGVALNCVANARIAAEGPYRDVWVQPAAGDSGTALGAALHVAGELGDRSTPMTGADLGRGWSDEELEAELRRAALPYSRPDSIAAEAARVLAGNGIVAWYQGRSEYGPRALGHRSLLAHPGDPDTTRRMNDVKGREQFRPIAPMVRAERFADIFDGVYPSRYMLFVHRVRPQWRERIPAVTHVDGTARVQTVHTDTEPLVAEMLAEFERLTGLPVVVNTSLNTAGRPMVDTPREAMELFGSAPVDLLALGPFAVRRDALGGDR from the coding sequence ATGCGCGTCCTCGGAATCAATGCCATCTTCCACGACCCGGCCGCCGCCCTGGTGGTCGACGGACAGGTGGTGGCCGCCGCCGAGGAGGAACGGTTCAGCCGTCGGAAACACGGCAAGCGGCCCGTCCCGTTCTCCGCCTGGGAGCTGCCCGAACTCTCCGCCGCCTGGTGCCTGAGCAGCGCCGGCATCGACGTCGACAGCCTCGACGCGGTGGCCTACTCCTTCGATCCGGGTCTCTGCCGGGACGTCGCCGACCTGGGACTCAGCGATCCCTGGGACTGGCTGCGCGTCGACTACGCCCGCCGCGCCCCGCAGTTCCTCGCCGCCGCGCTGCCCGGCCTGGACCCGGACAAGGTGCGCTTCGTCCCGCACCACGTGGCGCATGCCGCCTCGGCCGGGTTGGCCGCCCCGCCGGCCGGCGACGACACCGCCGTGCTGGTCCTCGACGGCCGCGGCGAGGTCGCCAGCCACCTGGCCGGTGTCTACCGCGACGGCGCGCTCACCCCGCTGTTCTCGCAGCAGTTGCCGCACTCGCTCGGCCTGCTCTACGAGGACCTCACCCGACACCTCGGGTTCATGCACTCCAGCGACGAGTACAAGGTGATGGCGCTGGCCTCGTACGGCGAGCCGAAGCACCTCGGCCTGCTGCGTGAGCTGGTACGGGTCACCGACGACGGCGGCTTCCACGTCGACCGGATCGACTGGGCCGGCATGGCCAAGGCGGTCGGCGCGGGTGGCGAGCCGACCGACGAGCACGCCGACCTGGCCGCCAGCGTGCAGCAGCGGCTGGAGGAGGTCGTCCTCGACCTGTCCCGCTGGCTGTACGACGCCTCCGGCGGGGCCTCGACGCTGGCCATGGCCGGCGGGGTGGCGCTGAACTGCGTGGCCAACGCCCGGATCGCCGCCGAGGGGCCGTACCGCGACGTCTGGGTGCAGCCGGCGGCCGGCGACTCCGGCACCGCGCTCGGCGCGGCCCTGCACGTGGCCGGCGAGCTGGGCGACCGGAGCACCCCGATGACCGGGGCGGACCTCGGGCGCGGCTGGTCCGACGAGGAGTTGGAGGCGGAGCTGCGCCGCGCGGCGCTGCCGTACTCCCGGCCCGACTCGATCGCCGCCGAGGCCGCCCGGGTGCTCGCCGGCAACGGCATCGTCGCCTGGTACCAGGGCCGCAGCGAGTACGGCCCGCGCGCCCTGGGCCACCGCTCGCTGCTGGCCCACCCCGGCGACCCGGACACCACCCGCCGGATGAACGACGTGAAGGGCCGCGAGCAGTTCCGCCCGATCGCGCCGATGGTGCGCGCCGAGCGCTTCGCCGACATCTTCGACGGCGTGTACCCCAGCCGGTACATGCTCTTCGTGCACCGGGTCCGGCCGCAGTGGCGCGAGCGGATCCCCGCGGTCACCCACGTCGACGGCACCGCCCGGGTGCAGACGGTGCACACCGACACCGAACCGCTGGTGGCCGAGATGCTGGCCGAGTTCGAGCGGCTCACCGGGCTGCCGGTGGTGGTGAACACGTCGCTGAACACCGCCGGCCGGCCGATGGTGGACACCCCGCGCGAGGCGATGGAGCTGTTCGGCTCGGCGCCGGTGGACCTGCTGGCCCTCGGCCCGTTCGCGGTGCGCCGCGACGCGCTCGGCGGTGACCGGTGA
- a CDS encoding DNA gyrase/topoisomerase IV subunit B: MTAQPETLYGADDLTHLEGLDAVRKRPGMYIGSTDSRGVGHLVNEILDNSTDEGVAGHATKITVVLHADGSVQVDDDGRGIPTDVHAKSGISGVELVLTRLHAGGKFGGSGYKTSGGLHGVGASAVNALSRRFDVTVRRAGKIHAMSFRHGVPGVFDGDGPDAPFTPGPGLQIVGAMKRGQRTGTSIRYWHDARYFETGATLDVEAVRMKLRNTAFLVPGVDYRLRDETGEQPAEERFHFPNGLTDMVEFLAPPGDRPVSGTLLVTGEGTYRENAADANGVMQSNVQRRAEVEVAFRWGTGYERTVECFTNTIRNAHGGTHRKGFERALARTLADAVRNTRGLLKAKEEPPTLDDVLEGMTAVVHVRIPEPQFTSQTKDELSTAGITKVIQSLTEQHVKAWLEDRRTKAEARTVLQKIVDAARVRLTQKQQKDAARRKTALEGAAMPAKLVDCRAAGIERSELFIVEGDSALGTGRLARSAEYQALLPIRGKILNVQKANLQQVLDNAECAAIVQVLGAGSGRTFDLSAMRYGRVLIMADADVDGAHIRTLLITLFARYMRPLIEAGRLYAAMPPLHKITTKGRNPQTVYTYTQAEMEATVRKLEKAGKQIVTPIPRFKGLGEMDADELWETTMNPATRAVRRITLDDVDAAERILELLMGEKVEPRRNWLIESSDRVDREAIDA, translated from the coding sequence TTGACCGCACAGCCTGAGACCCTCTACGGGGCCGACGACCTCACCCACCTCGAGGGCCTGGACGCCGTCCGCAAGCGTCCCGGCATGTACATCGGCTCCACCGACAGCCGTGGCGTGGGTCACCTCGTCAACGAGATCCTCGACAACTCGACCGACGAGGGTGTCGCCGGTCACGCCACGAAGATCACCGTCGTGCTGCACGCCGACGGCTCGGTGCAGGTCGACGACGACGGCCGGGGCATCCCCACCGACGTGCACGCCAAGTCCGGCATCTCCGGCGTCGAGCTGGTGCTGACCCGGCTGCACGCCGGCGGCAAGTTCGGCGGCTCGGGCTACAAGACCTCCGGCGGCCTGCACGGCGTCGGCGCGTCGGCGGTCAACGCGCTGTCCCGGCGGTTCGACGTCACCGTCCGGCGCGCCGGCAAGATCCACGCGATGTCGTTCCGGCACGGCGTGCCCGGCGTCTTCGACGGCGACGGCCCGGACGCCCCCTTCACTCCCGGCCCCGGCCTGCAGATCGTCGGGGCGATGAAGCGCGGCCAGCGCACCGGCACCTCGATCCGCTACTGGCACGACGCCCGCTACTTCGAGACCGGCGCGACGCTCGACGTCGAGGCCGTCCGGATGAAGCTGCGCAACACCGCCTTCCTGGTGCCCGGCGTCGACTACCGGCTGCGCGACGAGACCGGTGAGCAGCCCGCCGAGGAGCGCTTCCACTTCCCGAACGGCCTCACCGACATGGTGGAGTTCCTGGCCCCGCCCGGCGACCGCCCCGTCTCCGGCACCCTGCTGGTCACCGGCGAGGGGACGTACCGGGAGAACGCCGCCGACGCCAACGGCGTGATGCAGTCCAACGTGCAGCGCCGCGCCGAGGTCGAGGTGGCCTTCCGCTGGGGCACCGGCTACGAGCGCACCGTCGAGTGCTTCACCAACACCATCCGCAACGCCCACGGCGGCACCCACCGCAAGGGCTTCGAGCGGGCGCTGGCCCGTACCCTCGCCGACGCCGTGCGCAACACCCGCGGCCTGCTCAAGGCGAAGGAGGAGCCGCCCACCCTGGACGACGTGCTGGAGGGCATGACGGCGGTGGTGCACGTGCGGATCCCCGAGCCGCAGTTCACCTCGCAGACCAAGGACGAGCTCTCCACCGCCGGCATCACCAAGGTCATCCAGTCGCTGACCGAGCAGCACGTCAAGGCGTGGCTGGAGGACCGGCGGACGAAGGCCGAGGCGCGCACCGTCCTGCAGAAGATCGTCGACGCGGCCCGGGTACGGCTGACCCAGAAGCAGCAGAAGGACGCGGCCCGGCGCAAGACCGCCCTGGAGGGCGCGGCGATGCCGGCCAAGCTGGTGGACTGCCGTGCGGCCGGGATCGAGCGCAGCGAGCTGTTCATCGTGGAGGGCGACAGCGCCCTGGGCACCGGGCGGCTGGCCCGGTCCGCCGAGTACCAGGCGCTGCTGCCGATCCGCGGCAAGATCCTCAACGTGCAGAAGGCCAACCTCCAGCAGGTGCTGGACAACGCCGAGTGCGCCGCGATCGTGCAGGTGCTCGGCGCCGGCTCGGGGCGGACCTTCGACCTGTCGGCGATGCGCTACGGCCGCGTGCTGATCATGGCGGACGCCGACGTGGACGGCGCGCACATCCGTACCCTGCTGATCACGCTCTTCGCCCGGTACATGCGGCCGCTGATCGAGGCCGGCCGGCTCTACGCCGCGATGCCGCCCCTGCACAAGATCACCACGAAGGGGCGCAACCCGCAGACCGTCTACACCTACACCCAGGCCGAGATGGAGGCGACGGTCCGCAAGTTGGAGAAGGCCGGCAAGCAGATCGTCACCCCGATCCCGCGCTTCAAGGGTCTCGGTGAGATGGACGCCGACGAGCTGTGGGAGACCACCATGAACCCGGCCACCCGGGCGGTGCGCCGGATCACCCTCGACGACGTCGACGCCGCCGAACGGATCCTCGAACTGCTGATGGGGGAGAAGGTCGAGCCCCGCCGCAACTGGCTGATCGAGTCCTCCGACCGGGTCGACCGGGAAGCGATCGACGCATGA
- a CDS encoding globin domain-containing protein: MLSESSAAVVAATLPVVRAHGEEITGRFYPRMFAAHPELLNLFNRGNQATGQQKAALAAAVVAYAEHLTGAGDTPWGPILDRIAHKHASLGITATSYTIVGRHLMGAIGEVLGDAVTPEVAAAWDEVYWLLACELIAREARLYTEAGLAEGESIWRDWRVTEVTTEATDVRSFTLVPVDGGVVPDFVPGQYVSVAVDLDGDLGQQIRQYSLSGRPGAPQWRITVKRVRGEDGAPDGTVSTVLHERVAVGDTLRLSPPFGEVSAIAGDGPLLLVSAGIGLTPAMSALEHLAETAPERPVVLVHADRDGAAHAHRDALPRLHARLPNLRLKLWYEQNTDGDELDALTAEVSRGRVDPELIPLSPDAHVHLCGPLPFMNQIRGGLLRRGVPVERIAYEVFGPGMLRGGV; encoded by the coding sequence GTGCTCTCGGAATCGTCAGCCGCCGTCGTCGCCGCGACCCTGCCCGTGGTACGGGCGCACGGGGAGGAGATCACCGGCCGGTTCTATCCGCGGATGTTCGCCGCCCACCCGGAGCTGCTCAACCTGTTCAACCGGGGCAACCAGGCCACCGGCCAGCAGAAGGCCGCCCTCGCCGCCGCCGTGGTCGCGTACGCGGAGCACCTGACCGGCGCCGGCGACACGCCCTGGGGGCCGATCCTCGACCGGATCGCCCACAAGCACGCCTCGCTCGGCATCACCGCCACCTCGTACACGATCGTCGGCCGACACCTGATGGGGGCGATCGGCGAGGTGCTCGGCGACGCCGTGACGCCCGAGGTCGCCGCCGCCTGGGACGAGGTGTACTGGCTGCTGGCCTGCGAGCTGATCGCCCGGGAGGCCCGCCTCTACACCGAGGCCGGGCTCGCCGAGGGCGAGTCGATCTGGCGCGACTGGCGGGTCACCGAGGTGACCACGGAGGCCACCGACGTGCGGTCGTTCACCCTCGTCCCGGTCGACGGCGGCGTCGTGCCCGACTTCGTCCCCGGCCAGTACGTCTCGGTGGCCGTGGACCTCGACGGCGACCTCGGTCAGCAGATCCGGCAGTACAGCCTCTCCGGCCGCCCGGGCGCCCCGCAGTGGCGGATCACCGTGAAGCGGGTCCGCGGCGAGGACGGCGCGCCCGACGGCACGGTCTCCACCGTCCTGCACGAGCGGGTCGCGGTCGGCGACACGCTGCGGCTCAGCCCGCCCTTCGGCGAGGTCAGCGCGATCGCCGGCGACGGGCCGTTGCTGCTGGTCAGCGCCGGCATCGGGCTCACCCCGGCGATGTCCGCGCTGGAGCACCTGGCGGAGACCGCGCCGGAGCGTCCGGTGGTGCTGGTGCACGCCGACCGGGACGGCGCCGCGCACGCGCACCGCGACGCGCTGCCCCGGCTGCACGCCCGGCTGCCCAACCTGCGCCTCAAGCTCTGGTACGAGCAGAACACCGACGGTGACGAGCTGGACGCGCTCACCGCCGAGGTGTCCCGCGGTCGGGTCGACCCGGAGCTGATCCCGCTCTCCCCCGACGCCCACGTGCACCTGTGCGGGCCGCTGCCGTTCATGAACCAGATCCGCGGCGGGCTGCTGCGCCGGGGCGTGCCGGTGGAGCGGATCGCCTACGAGGTGTTCGGTCCGGGGATGCTGCGCGGCGGCGTCTGA
- a CDS encoding RrF2 family transcriptional regulator, whose product MKLNRSTDMALRIAMQTATASTRSTVEELAERLDLPRSHVAKVVQRLQRVGVLVTIRGRSGGVAFAEGAEELTVGQVVRAFEGEEEVVACEESGCTLRAGCRLRGHLRRAQAAFLAVLDDVRLGDLVDDPAAPLLLSLTRRP is encoded by the coding sequence GTGAAGCTCAACCGGTCCACCGACATGGCGCTGCGGATCGCCATGCAGACCGCCACGGCGTCGACCCGCAGCACCGTCGAGGAGTTGGCCGAGCGGCTGGACCTGCCCCGCAGCCACGTCGCCAAGGTGGTGCAGCGGCTGCAACGCGTCGGCGTGCTGGTCACCATCCGGGGACGCTCCGGGGGCGTCGCCTTCGCCGAGGGTGCCGAGGAGTTGACCGTCGGCCAGGTGGTGCGCGCGTTCGAGGGCGAGGAGGAGGTCGTCGCCTGCGAGGAGTCCGGTTGCACGCTGCGCGCCGGCTGCCGGTTGCGCGGCCACCTCCGCCGCGCCCAGGCCGCGTTCCTCGCCGTCCTCGACGACGTACGCCTCGGCGACCTCGTCGACGACCCGGCCGCGCCCCTGCTGCTCAGCCTCACCCGTCGCCCCTGA